One part of the Humulus lupulus chromosome 9, drHumLupu1.1, whole genome shotgun sequence genome encodes these proteins:
- the LOC133801559 gene encoding receptor-like protein kinase HSL1, with the protein MLIFFFFLLISSPLTLCLNQEGLYLQRVKTSLDDPDSALSSWNDRDDTPCSWRGVTCDPSSRSVNSVDLSNANVAGPFPSVVCRLENLTFLSLFNNSVNSTLPLDVSSCQALRHLDLSQNLLTGALPHSLADLPELQYLDLTGNNFSGEIPVSFGRFQKLEVISLVYNLFDGVLPPFLGNVSSLKMLNLSYNPFLPGRIPPEFGNLTNLEVLWLTDCNLVGEIPDSLGQLKMLKDLDLAINNLHGPIPSSLVGLSSAVQIELYNNSLSGELPPGMSNLTALRLLDASMNQLSGTIPDELCKLSLESLNLYENRFQGKLPETIANSPALYELRLFKNFLTGELPKNLGKNSPLRWLDVSSNNFSGAIPATLCERDELEELLMIYNSFSGEIPESLGDCESLVRVRLGHNQLSGEVPAGVWGLPRVYLLELVENSLSGSIAKTIAGAANLSLLIISKNNFTGPIPEEIGWVENLVELLGNDNGLSGPLPESIVNLPQLATLDLHNNEISGHFPSKFESWKKLNELNLANNKLSGKIPSGIGKMVVLNYLDLSDNQFSGEVPFGLQNLKLNMFNLSNNRLSGDLPPALAKDSYKTSLLGNPGLCGSLKGLCDNSTEAKSQGYIWVLRSMFILASLVFVVGVVLFYLKYRKFKNAKRAIDKSKWTLMSFHKLGFSEYEILDCLDEDNVIGSGGSGKVYKVVLSNGEAVAVKKLWGGVKKDCESEDLEKGRGQDDGFEAEVETLGKIRHKCIVKLWCCCTTRDCKLLVYEYMSNGSLGDLLHSSKGGLLDWPTRFKIAVDSAEGLSYLHHDCVPPIVHRDVKSNNILLDGDFGARVADFGVAKVVDLSGKGPKSMSVIAGSCGYIAPEYAYTLRVNEKSDIYSFGVVILELVTGRLPIDPEFGEKDLVKWVCTTLDQKGVDHVIDSKLDSCYKEEVCKVLNIGLLCTSPLPINRPSMRRVVKLLQEVGGAAEIKAAKKDGKLTPYYYEDTSDHGSVA; encoded by the exons ATgcttatcttcttcttctttctcttgatCTCTTCTCCTTTGACACTTTGTCTCAACCAAGAAGGTCTCTACCTGCAGCGAGTTAAGACCTCGCTTGATGATCCTGACTCGGCTCTTTCCTCCTGGAACGACCGCGATGACACCCCATGTTCGTGGCGCGGCGTCACTTGTGATCCTTCCTCTCGttcagtcaactctgttgacctCTCCAACGCCAACGTCGCCGGACCTTTCCCATCAGTCGTTTGCAGGCTTGAAAATCTCACCTTTCTCTCTCTTTTCAACAACTCTGTCAATTCCACTCTTCCCCTTGATGTCTCATCGTGTCAGGCTCTACGTCATCTTGACCTGTCTCAGAATTTGCTCACCGGTGCTCTGCCCCACTCGCTTGCTGACTTGCCGGAGCTGCAGTACTTGGACTTGACTGGGAACAACTTCTCAGGTGAGATTCCGGTGAGTTTTGGTCGGTTTCAGAAGCTTGAGGTGATATCTCTTGTTTATAATCTCTTCGACGGTGTTTTACCTCCGTTTCTTGGGAATGTAAGTAGTCTGAAAATGCTTAACCTTTCTTACAACCCGTTTTTGCCGGGTCGGATCCCGCCGGAGTTTGGGAACCTTACGAATCTCGAGGTTTTGTGGCTGACGGACTGTAACTTGGTGGGGGAGATTCCTGATTCGTTGGGTCAACTCAAGATGTTGAAAGATTTGGACCTCGCTATCAACAACTTGCACGGACCGATCCCGAGTTCGCTCGTTGGGTTGTCAAGTGCGGTCCAGATTGAGCTCTACAACAACTCGTTGTCCGGCGAGCTGCCTCCGGGGATGTCGAACTTAACGGCATTGAGGCTCCTTGATGCGTCAATGAACCAGTTGTCTGGGACGATTCCGGATGAGCTTTGCAAATTGTCCCTCGAAAGCCTCAATCTTTACGAGAATCGGTTTCAAGGAAAGTTACCGGAGACCATTGCCAACTCGCCGGCTCTGTACGAGCTGAGGCTCTTCAAAAACTTTCTCACCGGCGAACTACCAAAGAATCTCGGGAAAAATTCCCCGTTACGGTGGCTTGATGTTTCTAGCAACAACTTTTCCGGCGCGATTCCGGCGACCCTTTGCGAAAGAGATGAGTTAGAGGAGCTTCTAATGATATACAACTCATTCTCCGGCGAAATCCCGGAGAGTCTTGGCGACTGCGAGAGTTTGGTTCGGGTTCGGTTAGGACACAACCAGTTATCCGGCGAAGTTCCGGCCGGTGTATGGGGACTCCCACGTGTGTATTTACTGGAGCTCGTCGAAAACTCACTCTCTGGCTCGATAGCGAAGACCATTGCCGGAGCGGCCAACCTGTCCCTTCTGATAATCTCGAAGAACAATTTCACGGGACCAATCCCTGAAGAGATCGGGTGGGTTGAAAATCTCGTTGAACTTTTGGGGAACGACAATGGCCTTAGTGGGCCTCTGCCAGAGAGTATAGTGAATCTGCCACAGCTTGCGACTTTGGATCTTCACAACAACGAGATCTCTGGTCACTTTCCGAGCAAATTCGAATCATGGAAGAAGCTCAACGAGTTAAATCTAGCCAACAACAAACTTTCCGGGAAGATTCCAAGTGGAATTGGGAAAATGGTGGTGCTCAATTATCTCGATCTTTCAGATAACCAATTTTCTGGGGAAGTCCCTTTTGGGCTTCAGAATCTGAAACTCAATATGTTTAATCTCTCGAACAATCGTCTTTCGGGTGATCTTCCTCCTGCACTAGCCAAGGACAGTTACAAAACCAGTTTGCTAGGCAATCCTGGCCTTTGTGGAAGCCTAAAAGGCTTGTGCGATAATAGTACCGAGGCTAAGAGCCAAGGTTACATTTGGGTTCTTCGAAGCATGTTCATTCTCGCGAGCTTAGTCTTCGTGGTGGGTGTCGTTTTGTTTTACTTGAAGTACAGGAAATTCAAGAACGCAAAGAGAGCCATAGACAAGTCGAAATGGACATTAATGTCGTTCCACAAACTGGGTTTCAGCGAGTACGAGATTCTTGATTGTCTGGACGAAGACAACGTCATCGGCAGCGGTGGTTCTGGGAAAGTCTACAAAGTGGTTCTCAGCAACGGTGAAGCCGTGGCTGTCAAAAAGCTCTGGGGAGGTGTCAAAAAGGACTGCGAAAGTGAAGATCTCGAAAAGGGTCGTGGCCAAGACGACGGTTTCGAAGCAGAGGTGGAGACTTTGGGGAAGATTAGGCACAAGTGTATCGTTAAGTTGTGGTGTTGTTGCACAACTAGGGACTGCAAACTCTTGGTGTACGAGTACATGTCTAATGGTAGTCTCGGCGATTTGCTGCACAGCAGTAAAGGTGGTCTGCTTGACTGGCCGACGAGGTTTAAGATCGCGGTCGATTCAGCCGAGGGACTCTCCTATCTTCACCACGACTGTGTTCCTCCAATCGTTCACAGAGATGTGAAATCCAATAATATCTTGTTGGATGGTGATTTCGGTGCAAGAGTGGCTGATTTTGGAGTTGCCAAGGTGGTTGATTTATCTGGGAAAGGGCCTAAATCCATGTCTGTCATAGCTGGTTCATGTGGTTACATTGCTCCTG AATATGCATACACACTAAGAGTGAATGAAAAGAGTGACATATATAGCTTTGGAGTGGTCATCCTTGAGTTAGTCACTGGTAGACTCCCAATTGATCCAGAGTTTGGGGAAAAGGATTTGGTTAAGTGGGTTTGTACCACTTTAGATCAGAAAGGAGTTGACCATGTCATTGACTCTAAACTAGATTCATGTTACAAGGAAGAAGTATGCAAAGTCCTCAACATTGGGCTGCTATGCACAAGCCCTCTTCCAATCAATCGTCCCTCGATGAGAAGGGTTGTCAAACTGCTTCAAGAAGTGGGCGGCGCCGCCGAGATCAAGGCGGCCAAGAAGGACGGCAAACTGACCCCTTACTACTATGAAGACACCTCCGATCATGGCAGTGTAGCTTAG